Sequence from the Pedobacter sp. D749 genome:
ATTACATCCACCTCAAAACCTGCCAGTTTTTTCGCAAAACTCTGCCCCATAAAGCCATAACCAATAATCCCGACTTTTTTGCCTTTCAGTTCATAACCGCGGTTTCCTTCACGGTCCCAAATACCATTTCTGATTTCCATATCGGCCCTGCGGAAGTTATTCATCAAAGATAAAAGCAAACCTGTAGCATGTTCGCCAACAGCATCACAATTGCCTTCGGGTGCATTAATCAATTCAATATTTCTTTCAAAGGCTATTTTATCATCAATATTATCCAAACCAGCCCCTGCCCTGGCTACAAACTTTAAATTCGGAGCAGCAGCAAAAATTTCGGCATCTATCCTAAATTTAGTCCTTACGGCAATACCAGTATAATCTTTTATTTTATCTAAAGTTTGTTGACGGGTAATCTGCGGTTCATCATCAACCTGGTAGCCCATAGCTATGGCCTGTTCTTTAAATACAGGGTGCAAATCATCAACAATTAATATTTTATTCATAATGAACAAAAGTAACATTTTGCACATTCACCAATTGTAATATTCCATCATTGTTTTAGGCAAAACTGAAAACTGCTAACTACGAACTACCAACTGTAAATTAACCCACAAAAATATTACTATAAAATGGCTGTAATAAAATAGTTACGGCCCATTTATTAAACTTACTTGCCGTTACTTTGTCTCCCTTTATAAAACACACGAAATTTTATTTTTAATGAGAATTTTACAATCAAGAACAATACAAATTACCCTATTACTGCTCACCCTTTCATTTAGTCTTTTTGCACAAACAGGCGGAAATGCAAAAATTACCGGAGTACTTAAAGACGCCAAAACACAAGAAACCATTCCTTTTGCCACAGCAGTCTTAATTAATAAAGCCACAGCAAAAAATGCAAAAATAGTTCAAACAGATGTGAATGGTGCATTTGTAATGACTGAAATCCCTACCGGGACTTTTACCTTTAAAATCAGTTTTGTTGGTTACCAAACCATGGTTAGGGACAATGTAACGATAACTGCCAGTACTGGTACCTTAAATTTTGGCGACATTAAAATGAATGCGGCAAAAGGAAATGTACTGAGCGAAATTACCGTGACCGGCCAGAAACAAGGCATGCAAATGGGGATCGATAAAAAGATTTTCGCGGTAGATCAGAGCGTAATCAGCGAGGGTGGTTCTGCCGGCGATTTATTGCAGAATGTTCCTTCTGTTTCGACAGATATGGATGGCAATGTGAGTTTACGTGGCTCTGCAGGTGTTAAGGTATTAATTGATGGAAAGCCATCTTTAATTGCAGGCGGTAATGTAGCACAGATTCTTCAATCCATACCTGCCAGCTCCATCGAAAGTGTGGAGGTTATTACCAATCCATCGGCAAAATACGATGCTGAAGGCCAATCAGGCATCATTAACATTGTTCTTAAGAAAAACACAAAACTTGGGTTTAATGGTTCAGTTGCTTTAACAGCAGGTAACCGCGATAATTATAATGCCAATACCAACTTAAGTTTCCAGAACAGTAAAGTTAATATTTATGGAAACTATGGCTATCGTTACGGCAATCGTGTTGGAGGTGGTTTTCAGGACATTACCTATAAATCAGATTCATTGAGAACAAGATTTGCCAGTCAAAATACAGTTTCCAACTCATTGGATAAAGGACATAATGCCAAAGCGGGTATTGATTATTATTTAGCCCCTAAAAGTGTAATTAGCTTATCAGGCGGTTTTAATTCAAGAGATAATGAGCGTAACGATCAGCTCGACATCAGACAATTAGATAAAAACCAGTCGCCAGTTCTGCTAAGCAACAGAACCAATAGCACCGATGGTTTTGGAACAAGTTATGATGCAAATTTAGATTATGTACAAAAGTTTAAGAAACCGAAGGAAGAATTAAGCTTTAATTTTGGTTATTCTTACGGCACCAATAATAGTAATCAGTATTATAGCACAAACACCACTAACCGCAATGGTGTACCCATTGATGAGACTTTAAGTTTACAACGTGTATTTAATACCGGGAACAACACCAATTATAATATTCAAACGGATTATGCATTGCCAGTAGGTAAAGCGGGTAAAATTGAAGTAGGTTACCGCAGCCAGATCCGCTTAGGGGAGAATGATCAATATGCAGATTCAATCCTAACCAATAGCAGTATCTACATCAGCAACAATAAGTTAATTAATGGTTTTGACAGCAAAGATCAGGTGCATGCATTGTATTTCAATTACCAGAACCAGATTAAAGATTTTGGTTATCAAATAGGTTTAAGGGGAGAAGATGCGCGTTTAGATACCCATTTGGAAGGCTACACGAACAATGTATTAACCACTGCGGAAGGAAACATCCATTACAAAAGAATATACCCAAGCGTGTTCTTAACTCAGAAACTGAAGGACGATAACCAGCTCCAATTGAGTTATACCCGTCGTGTAAACCGTCCTCGCCCATGGGATACCAATCCATTTTTAGATGTTTCTGATCCATTAAACTACAGAGGCGGTAACCCTAATTTATTACCGGAAGATGTACACTCTTTTGAGTTAGGTTATAGTAAATACTGGAAAAAAGTAACCTTAACTTCAAGCTTGTATTTCCGTCAAACCAACGATGTGATCCAACGCGTAAGAAGTACACCAGTTAATGGAATTATTACTTCAACCCCTCAAAATTTAACAAACCAGATTAATAGCGGTTTAGAATTAATTGGCCGTTTTGACCTGGTGAAAGCTTTAAACTTCACTACCAACGTAAACTTGTACCAGGCCAAGTTTGCTGGTGATGCACGATTTGACATTCCATCAAGCAGTGGCTTTAGCTGGAACGCCAACCTAACCGGAAATTTAACAGTAGTTAAAAGTCTATCGCTACAGGTACGCGGCGACTATAGGGCACCAGAAGTGATGGCACAGGGAAAACGTAATGCGATGTATGGAATTGATGGAGGAGCCAAATACGATTTCCCGAACAAAAAAGCATCTTTGAGTTTCAATGTCAGAGATGTATTTAATACCAGAAGATGGAGCATGACCACTGAAGATAGAGCCACAATTGTTGATTTTGAACGCCAGTTTCAGGGAACAATGGGGAATTTAACCTTCTCTTACCGCTTTGGAAAAACTACATTTACCGGTACGAACAAAAAGAAGAAAGAAGAGCAGGATAACCGTCCTGATGAAGGATCGTTCTAATTTTATCAAAGGGTGCTTAGAAAATTTAAGCACTCTTTTTTTATCCTAAATTCTCTTCAATACAAGTCCTTTCTTCTTAAAACTATAACAAGTTGTTATCTTGCGACCATGGAAGAGATTAACCCCTGGAAAACGCTCGAAAGTGAGGTAAAATACGACAACAACTGGATTCGTTTAACCGAACACCAGGTCATTAATCCATCTGGTGGGCAAGGAATTTACGGCACCGTTCATTTTAAGAATCTGGCCATCGGAATCCTTCCTTTGGATAAAAACTACAATACCTGGCTGGTAGGCCAGTACAGGTATGCACTAAATGCCTACAGCTGGGAAATTCCTGAAGGCGGTGGACCATTCCATGAAGCGCCATTAGAAAGTGCAAGAAGGGAATTACTGGAAGAAACAGGAATGAGTGCCAGAAACTGGAAAGAGATACAAAGAATGCACTTATCAAACTCTGTAAGCGATGAACTGAGCATAATCTATGTTGCTACTGATTTGATTCAAGGTATCGCGATGCCAGAAGAAACGGAACAACTCGTGATAAAAAAATTACCATTTGATGAGGCCTATCAAATGGTTTTGAATGGACAGATTACCGACTCGATGAGCGTAGCTGCAATCTTAAAAGCTAAACTGATGATGTTAAATGGTGAATTATAACCGGGGAACCACCAAATGTTCCTAACGGAACAGAAAAAATATTATATATTTTTTCTACCTAGCATATGTCCCGATGGGACATTGCATGATCAGATGTTAAAATTAACTATATTAATCTACTGAGCAACCCCTGAATATTAGTCATCCCAAAAAATTATTGGTATCCCAGAGGATATCGGCTTATTAGTTCTTTTAACAGTGGATTGTTGTAATTTACCATTAACCTCAGTTCGGTTAATATTTATTCATACTGACTAGTTTAAGCCCGTGAAACTAAGCGCGATCGTCATGCTGAATTTATTTCAGCATCTTTACTGATAAATAGACCCTGAATTAAATTCAGGGTGACGGCTATGAACGAAGAATGTCCGCAGTATGCCTTTAAAGGATATTAATAATCGAACTGAGGTTATTACCTAAAAATATTGCGTAAGCACTTGTTCTATTAAGCCATTTGCTTTAAATTGCTGATGCAATCCCTAAATATTAAATCATCCTAAAATCATTAATATCCCAGAGAAATATAGGCTTATTAGTTCTTTAACAGTGGGTTGTTATAAAATTTGCCTAGTACTTAAAAATATATTGTATTGGCACTTGTTCTATAAAGCCATTTGTTTTAAATTGTTGCTGCAATCGCAAAATATTAAATCATCCTAAAAATTATTGATGTCCCAGAGAAATATCGGCTTATTAGTTCTTTAACAGTGGGATTATAAAATTTGCCCAATACCTAAATATATTGCGTAAGCGCTTGTTCTATAAAGCCATTTGTTTTATATTGCTGCTGCAATCCCTAAATATTAAATCATCCTAACAATTATTAATGTCCAGTATGGACATTTCCTCGGTAGAAATTGCAGACGGCAATTTCCGTTCCGTAGGAACGTTTGATTATGATTTAAATTTAGAACGCTATGCCGAATACCTATACCCAATTACACATTCAGTTTGTTTTTGCTGTTAAATTTCGTGCTTCATTAATTCGTCCGGAGTGGAAAGAAAGGCTATTAAAATATCTCACAGGAATATTTCAGGCAAATAGCCATAAAATGATACAGATTAATTGTATGCCCGATCATATTCACATTTTTATTGGCATGCGGCCACATCAGTCTATCTCTAGCCTGATCCAGAATGTAAAAACTGAAAGCTCTAAATGGATTAATGATCAACGATTTTGTAAAACAAAATTTGCCTGGCAAGAAGGTTATGGTGCATTTTCATATTCGAAAAGCCATATTCAACAGGTCATTCAGTACATTCAAAACCAGGAACAGCACCATAACAAGGAGAGTTTTTTACAGGAGTACACCAGTTTCTTAAAAACATTTGAGATTGAATACGAAGAAAGATATATCTTCAAAGAACCAGAATAATTTATTATTATCTTTGCCACGTATTAATCAACCAAAT
This genomic interval carries:
- a CDS encoding 2-hydroxyacid dehydrogenase produces the protein MNKILIVDDLHPVFKEQAIAMGYQVDDEPQITRQQTLDKIKDYTGIAVRTKFRIDAEIFAAAPNLKFVARAGAGLDNIDDKIAFERNIELINAPEGNCDAVGEHATGLLLSLMNNFRRADMEIRNGIWDREGNRGYELKGKKVGIIGYGFMGQSFAKKLAGFEVDVMAYDKYKTSFSDAFAREVSMEEIVKHSDVLSLHIPLTAETKQMVDDEYFFHFKKPIFFINTARGEIVSTPAVLNAIKTGKILGAGLDVLQTEKFPALGEQPWYNELKNNEKVILTPHVGGWTFDSYRKISEVLAEKLKGLSFS
- a CDS encoding outer membrane beta-barrel family protein; this translates as MRILQSRTIQITLLLLTLSFSLFAQTGGNAKITGVLKDAKTQETIPFATAVLINKATAKNAKIVQTDVNGAFVMTEIPTGTFTFKISFVGYQTMVRDNVTITASTGTLNFGDIKMNAAKGNVLSEITVTGQKQGMQMGIDKKIFAVDQSVISEGGSAGDLLQNVPSVSTDMDGNVSLRGSAGVKVLIDGKPSLIAGGNVAQILQSIPASSIESVEVITNPSAKYDAEGQSGIINIVLKKNTKLGFNGSVALTAGNRDNYNANTNLSFQNSKVNIYGNYGYRYGNRVGGGFQDITYKSDSLRTRFASQNTVSNSLDKGHNAKAGIDYYLAPKSVISLSGGFNSRDNERNDQLDIRQLDKNQSPVLLSNRTNSTDGFGTSYDANLDYVQKFKKPKEELSFNFGYSYGTNNSNQYYSTNTTNRNGVPIDETLSLQRVFNTGNNTNYNIQTDYALPVGKAGKIEVGYRSQIRLGENDQYADSILTNSSIYISNNKLINGFDSKDQVHALYFNYQNQIKDFGYQIGLRGEDARLDTHLEGYTNNVLTTAEGNIHYKRIYPSVFLTQKLKDDNQLQLSYTRRVNRPRPWDTNPFLDVSDPLNYRGGNPNLLPEDVHSFELGYSKYWKKVTLTSSLYFRQTNDVIQRVRSTPVNGIITSTPQNLTNQINSGLELIGRFDLVKALNFTTNVNLYQAKFAGDARFDIPSSSGFSWNANLTGNLTVVKSLSLQVRGDYRAPEVMAQGKRNAMYGIDGGAKYDFPNKKASLSFNVRDVFNTRRWSMTTEDRATIVDFERQFQGTMGNLTFSYRFGKTTFTGTNKKKKEEQDNRPDEGSF
- a CDS encoding NUDIX hydrolase; protein product: MEEINPWKTLESEVKYDNNWIRLTEHQVINPSGGQGIYGTVHFKNLAIGILPLDKNYNTWLVGQYRYALNAYSWEIPEGGGPFHEAPLESARRELLEETGMSARNWKEIQRMHLSNSVSDELSIIYVATDLIQGIAMPEETEQLVIKKLPFDEAYQMVLNGQITDSMSVAAILKAKLMMLNGEL
- the tnpA gene encoding IS200/IS605 family transposase, giving the protein MPNTYTQLHIQFVFAVKFRASLIRPEWKERLLKYLTGIFQANSHKMIQINCMPDHIHIFIGMRPHQSISSLIQNVKTESSKWINDQRFCKTKFAWQEGYGAFSYSKSHIQQVIQYIQNQEQHHNKESFLQEYTSFLKTFEIEYEERYIFKEPE